The following are from one region of the Vicia villosa cultivar HV-30 ecotype Madison, WI unplaced genomic scaffold, Vvil1.0 ctg.000034F_1_1_3, whole genome shotgun sequence genome:
- the LOC131622647 gene encoding uncharacterized protein LOC131622647, with the protein MKSSSGSSSMIQSCHESLNWKPVCHCGDKAILRRATTAKSFGKHFWGCPHYKGQGQPGCGFFEWFYEESEDTKGKYLMSRLEKLDKKFEELQMDVNKIKLSSEEIRKEIYENRRQLNKMIKLEKFWIMMLFIVFIGLWIFM; encoded by the exons atgaaatcTTCTAGTGGTTCTTCATCTATGATACAAAGCTGTCATGAAAGTTTGAATTGGAAACCGGTTTGCCACTGTGGAGATAAGGCAATTCTAAGAAGGGCGACGACAGCTAAGAGTTTTGGGAAACATTTCTGGGGATGTCCTCATTATAAG GGACAAGGGCAACCTGGGTGTGGCTTCTTCGAATGGTTTTATGAGGAGAGTGAAGATACCAAGGGCAAATATTTGATGTCTAGGTTGGAAAAGCTTGATAAGaaatttgaagaattgcagatGGATGTTAACAAAATAAAGCTGTCAAGTGAAGAAATAAGGAAAGAGATATATGAAAATAGGAGGCAGTTGAACAAGATGATCAAACTGGAAAAATTTTGGATTATGATGCTTTTTATAGTGTTCATAGGTCTCTGGATTTTCATGTAA